Genomic segment of Saprospira sp. CCB-QB6:
CTATGTATTGCCCAAAGGCCCTATCCAATACATTTTTTCGGCCCTTTGCTGCCTTTTGTTCTTGGGCCTCGTCTTCTTAAAGGATCGGCGCTGGCTATTGTCCATCTTCCGACCCAAATCTGCCTAACTTATGCAAGTAAAAATTATCAATCGCTCTAACTTCCCTTTGCCTAGCTACAAAACTTTGGGTAGCGCAGGCATGGACCTTCGGGCCAATATTGAGGCGCCTATCCGCCTAGGAAGCCTAGAACGCACGCTAGTTCCTACCGGATTGTTTATGGAGTTGCCCCAAGGCTATGAGGCGCAAGTGCGTCCCCGCTCTGGTTTGGCCCTCAAAAAAGGCCTTTCTGTTCCCAATGCCCCAGGCACCATTGATAGCGATTATCGCGGAGAAATTGGCGTGATTCTCGTCAACTTATCCAAGGACGAAATTGAAATTGCTCCAGGCGAACGAATTGCCCAATTGGTCGTAGCCCAATACCAAAAAATTAGCTGGCAAGCCGTAGAAAGCCTAGACCAAAGCGAAAGAGGTACAGGCGGTTTCGGTAGTACAGGCGTTCAATAAATACTTTTTAGTTCCCTAAAAAACTTACTATATTAGGCCGAAATTTTTTATGTTTTTTGGGGCCTCCTGCCTACGGCAGGCG
This window contains:
- the dut gene encoding dUTP diphosphatase, with the protein product MQVKIINRSNFPLPSYKTLGSAGMDLRANIEAPIRLGSLERTLVPTGLFMELPQGYEAQVRPRSGLALKKGLSVPNAPGTIDSDYRGEIGVILVNLSKDEIEIAPGERIAQLVVAQYQKISWQAVESLDQSERGTGGFGSTGVQ